Sequence from the Cucumis sativus cultivar 9930 chromosome 1, Cucumber_9930_V3, whole genome shotgun sequence genome:
GAAGCGGAATAGTTTCAAGCCAAATTCCATCATCTCATGCCAAAATACCTTCAGTCTTCAGCATGTCAATGGACtctcattttccttctttccaaGATACGGATATTGAAGAAGTTCTTGATGAGCCGGACCATGGTCCCAAATATGCAAATCCTTGGCTTCGTGAGGTTATTGTGCTTTCGTGGCGAACAGCACTCAATGTGATCCGCACCCCAGAATTGTTTTTATCGAGGGAGATTGTTTTGACAGTGATGGCATTGATTCTCTCCTCCATGTTCAAAAATCTCGGTCATGCTTCCTTTAGAGACGTCAACAGGCTTCTCAACTTCTACATCTTTGCAGTTTGTctcgttttcttttcatcgAATGACGCTGTCCCGACGTTTATTCAAgaaagattcatcttcattagAGAGACTTCTCACAATGCATATCGAGCGTCCTCCTATGTCATTTCCTCTCTCATTGTTTATCTCCCATTTTTTGCCATTCAAGGTTTCACATTTGCTGTCATAACACAATTCTGGCTTCACTTGAAAAGCAACCTCCTCTACTTCTGGATCACACTCTTTGCCTCACTCATTACAACAAACGCATACGTTATGCTCGTGAGCGCGCTTGTGCCAAGCTATATCACAGGCTATGCAATAGTTATTGCCACCACAGCCATTTTCTTCCTCACTTGTGGATTCTTCTTGAAACGAACTCAAATACCAGTATATTGGAGGTGGCTTCATTACATCTCTGCCATAAAATATCCCTTTGAATCATTGCTGATCAATGAGTTCAAAGGCAAAAGATGTTATTCAGGAAATCCCAGTGATCTTTCACCTGGCCCTATGGGAGATGTAAGGTTTAGCAAGTTGCACAATACTTCTACCGACTTGAAACCCGATTGCTTGCTAATCGGAGAAGACGTTCTGTTCTCAATGGACATTAACATGGAAAGTATATGGTACGACGTTGCGATCCTACTAGCTTGGGGATTTCTTTACCGGCTATTCTTCTATGTGGTTCTTAGATTCTACTCcaagaatgagagaaaatgaagaatgtaTTGTCTTGCATCTCTCTTTAGTCTTTTGAAATGATAATAAGTTAAAGGTTGTAATACACAGCAGTCACTTTTCGAAGGCTGATCCAGAAAACAGGAGACAAGACAAGTAACTTTGAACAGAAACAATGCAACACTCATACCAAGTTTgttttctcaaattcaatacAAAGGAAAAGTTTTTTAGAATGTTTCAACTATGTCTTTTTCCACAACTACTTCAAATTCTGCACTAATCATATACTCCCTTCAGATCTAAATGTTAATTTGATAACTTTATTGTTCTCACATTTCAAGAAATAAAGAATTCAACCAAAACTTAGAAACATGAAACATGTGTTATTTTGTCATGTAAGAACAGTCAAACAAAACAgctataatattattttatcagtTGTTCTTTCAATACTTCTCAATTTCCCAAAAAGTGGATTCCACGTTTAGAAAGGTGGAAGTTTTGGTGTATATCCATTGAAACAAAAGGGGAAAGAGAAGATAACGTTGAAAAGGTTTAAATGTCACATCAAACCCAATAGATCGCTCTTCATCGTCATAACTTATAAGTAAAACATTATCTGTTAgaatgagaaagaagaagtAGAAATAAATATCAGTAAATTGTCCATGCTCTGCCTCCATGTTTGGTTCAATGTTCTTTTCTTGTGGGGTTTCAAACTTCTGTCCATATTAAATTATTCCTTCTATACGAATTAAAATAGTCTTGAaagaaggagagagagagagaaaaaaaatcataaataacaCTGCAAAAATGTTCTCTTGCATGTGATGAGTGGGtccaaaataaatgaaatttttttgcttGATTCTCTATCACATTTTCAACTTGAGGAATGACATAGCAAAATCATTAAGAAGAGTGGTTTTTTGCATAATTTTTccaagggaaaaaaaatgatctcTTGAGTATCTTGATGCAATACAAAATATAGTCCCATCGTTTCTCTGGGTAATAAATAAGAGGcaatattttacataaatatggAGCAGCTAAGATACATATTGTTCTTAGCTTTTGAattgaacaaaagaaaaatatatttttttaaaaaaaaaaaaaaaaaactaaaaacaagaatcaatCTAAGCTAACAGATTGACAAAATTTGCTTTAGATGATTATATCTAAACTTCTCTAATATGGAGGACACACCAATTTGTGATGAGTCCAAAGTCTTGGCGGTGGCCATTGTGCAAATATCAGGCCATCAGATCCAAGGTTGAGGATGAGCAGTCTGATGTTTTCTTTGCAACACTGTAGGGACAAGTGTTTGTCctaaaaacaacataaaaaagaGCACGTTTGGAAATCAGAGATTTACTTTGTTAACTAATAGTGCGTTAACTACGTCTAGAAGCAAAGTGAGATAGTAGTCTGAAGAGAAATATCGACATAACAGAATACGTGAAATTCCAATTCGAAACAGAAATACGACACAATCAAAGTAAAAGAACCAGGCTGAGCAATCATTACCGTTCTCTGCGCTTCTCTAAAAACCGAGCCAAGGATGCCTTTCGAGCCTGAGGTACAGCTGCAGGGAGGAGGCAACAAGAGGGATTTGAGCATGTTTGATGTTAAAAGTCATCACTTTTGAAAACGTATGGAGTAGAGTAGAGTAAAAATGGATTTATACCTGCAGGTATGAATGTTGGGGGAATCGGGGAAACTGGTGCAACAGAACAGGCATCGATGGGAGTTTCAGAATGCTTGGGATGAGAAGCTGAGGTTTTTATAGGTTTAGTCGCAGTAGATAGCTCAAGGTGTGGCATTCCTTGGAAATTTTCTCCAGCAAATGATGCCTTCACTTGACCTGTGGAAAGTATGTTGTTTTGTGTTTGAGGCAGCCCACCACTGCCAGCTAAAAGCATAACAGCCTGAGcctgaacaaaaaaaaacaacaataaactgagaaatttttcttcaccaaGTGGCAAAAAGGCAAAAGCAAACTAGAGTTCTTAGAAGAACAGAAACCTTCTCAGGAGATATATCATTATAAACACACACGGATCCAGCATAAAAGATTGTAAGCTGCGCCATCGAACCGGGAGGTTTTGAAACATTCCTAGAAAGACGAGGTAAGTTAAGCATCATATTTGAATACAGTTTTTgctaatgaaatatttcctAGCTCCATCTCAAAAAAAGTAGTACCTTAACTCAGTTGTACCAACAGAGCTGGTAAAAGGAACCGAAAGGGAGGTTGCAATTGGAACCCCACCAAATGGCTGCAAGTTAACATTGGAACCAACCATAGGTTGAGGAGAAGAAACCAAATGGGATTGAAATACTGGCACATTGAAAGCCATTGGAACTGGTGCTTGGTTGGAAATTGGAAACATTTTCACATCTTGTGAACGATGAAGCGAAAGGGCCTCGGCATTTTGGAAAGGGTAATTAACTGCCATTGCATACTGGTTTACAGGCTTCTTATCTGAAGCTACATTCTTCtacaaacaaaagagaaaaccaACAAGccaaaatgaatgaattatcATAAAGCCCATTTGTTATTGTTCAATAGTTACATCAAAACTCAGAGCATCATCAAAGATAGAAAGTGAAAGGTGAATTACAGAAGAATATGGCCTATGAATGTCTGAAGAGACGAGTGGGTCAGCAGTGATTTTCCTTTGCCTCTCATCTTGAGAAGCCTTGAAAGACAGCAATTGTGGAACAGCAGAAACCTTGTTTGAGAATGACCATTGCATACTTGAAGAACCACTCACCATTGCtaccaaattaaacaaaccCCAAATCAAATCTCATTCCATAATACATTTTATGTTCAAAATACCATTGAAAGCCCTTCTCAACTTAACCAAGTCattgtatttttaaagttCCACCTACTTTTAGCTTTGgttaattaaaccaaaaaatccaaaaactttttaaaaaatgcatataaTTAGaccattaatattataataaaaaccGACAAGAACgtgatattaaaaaattaaaatacatatatacaaaaaaaatataaaattggtattaaaaaaaataagtaaagtGTTTACCACGGGTTTGAAgtattaaattgttaattatggTGAGTGCAGAAATCCAGCTGtatcattttgtttatatataataccACACTCAAACTGCCACATCATCgttaatattatttctttcttcttcttcttcttcttaataatgaattaaaagttttaagttAATATCTTCACGCctaagtttaaattaaagaaataataataaaacccCACGACGCGTTTTGCAtccaatttataaaatttgtgcTTAAATTTCACTACacattgttattaattaaaattcacacTTTCCaattcctttatttattttattgcatGAAGtacttttcaaattgattctcatatttcacaaaaaaacaaaaatgaaaatccatGTACTCAAAAACACCATTCTTGGAATTTTCGATACATAAGGCCCATACCCATTtgattttatctattttaaatatatatatatgtgtgtgtatgtatatattaaatccAAGTCAAAATTATAACCTATCTTAGGAAATGTTCCATAGCTattctacttttttaaaaaaaaaactaaaaacctaCTTAAGGTCGTAtgtaaagaaattaattacggacttaattagttttctgtttttgaaatttatgttttctttcccCTCAATTCCATActataattctaaaaaagaaggcataaattatcaatcaaattccaaaaacaaaagaaaaactggaAACTACTTTCTTCACTTTACgaaatttgatttggtttttttttaacagtagcaaaaaagaaaaaatcagtAGTATTTCTAATTAAGctcaaatttaaagaaaacaaaaacataaatcattatcaaacacgtttgaagttcaaaaattaggaaaatagtttatttaaacaaatggTAGGGAATCAAACCCAATTTGCAAAGacagaaaactaaaaatgaaatttgtgaatgaaaaattagaaaaagtaaatttccaatttagaaaaagtacACGAAGTACAAA
This genomic interval carries:
- the LOC101222222 gene encoding protein TIFY 6B isoform X1: MEWDFLGLNSKNVAMPLPMPLKEEFQDNSKNSAMVSGSSSMQWSFSNKVSAVPQLLSFKASQDERQRKITADPLVSSDIHRPYSSKNVASDKKPVNQYAMAVNYPFQNAEALSLHRSQDVKMFPISNQAPVPMAFNVPVFQSHLVSSPQPMVGSNVNLQPFGGVPIATSLSVPFTSSVGTTELRNVSKPPGSMAQLTIFYAGSVCVYNDISPEKAQAVMLLAGSGGLPQTQNNILSTGQVKASFAGENFQGMPHLELSTATKPIKTSASHPKHSETPIDACSVAPVSPIPPTFIPAAVPQARKASLARFLEKRRERTNTCPYSVAKKTSDCSSSTLDLMA
- the LOC101222222 gene encoding protein TIFY 6B isoform X2; protein product: MEWDFLGLNSKNVAMPLPMPLKEEFQDNSKNSAMVSGSSSMQWSFSNKVSAVPQLLSFKASQDERQRKITADPLVSSDIHRPYSSNVASDKKPVNQYAMAVNYPFQNAEALSLHRSQDVKMFPISNQAPVPMAFNVPVFQSHLVSSPQPMVGSNVNLQPFGGVPIATSLSVPFTSSVGTTELRNVSKPPGSMAQLTIFYAGSVCVYNDISPEKAQAVMLLAGSGGLPQTQNNILSTGQVKASFAGENFQGMPHLELSTATKPIKTSASHPKHSETPIDACSVAPVSPIPPTFIPAAVPQARKASLARFLEKRRERTNTCPYSVAKKTSDCSSSTLDLMA